aaaactgtccgaattaaccgaatcccgaattatcgaaagtatcaagaaaacaatgaaTAAAAGCCTATTGCACCAATGCACCTTCATTTCCTTGATCAAAACGTTAATCCAGTAATTATTCAGCATAAGAGCAGTGCGAGAACCTCTATTTTCGTCATTTGCGACTTCGTTCGTCATTGGAACGCGGCTCGAGAACCCTGCGTATCCGAAACGCTTTGATCTCACACCTTATTTTGTACCGACAATGCGACCGTGCACGGTGAGAACGCCTGCCAGTAAGCCCGCGGCCTTTTCAACTGCCAGTGAATACCGCTTTCGCttctttgcgtcgcacatttgcggcgcttcgcgctcggtgCGCTTTCACCATCGTCccaattaaccgggttgcggccaattATGAACGAATGAAGTTTGATGCCATTGAAAAATTTATATGCTGGCGGGGGCAAGataacacgtccgaattatctgaTTTTCCAAATCAAAGGGTGCCGAAATTACGAGCGCTAACTGTATATACCCGTGCTGTAAATCATTCCTTTTCTACAAGTTGTCTCTGTCATGGAGGCGGGTTTATGTGGGTCAAGATGTCGTTGTGTTAGAATTTGGCTTGTTTTAAACAGCTGTCTTTTTCGAAAGGTTCATGCACTTTTCTTTTGCCTTCGCATTGTAAAGATTGTGGCCAGCAAGCGTTCTGTTATTCTAGAATGAGCCTTCCCGGTCTAAGaagcatttttcttttgttttatttgtacatacaTAGTTTTAACGCACGTGGTCGAGTCACGGACTTGATTATAACGCGCACGGCCTCTACTGCGCATGCCTAAGTTTGACTGTAGCCAGGTCGGCGAGTGTCCTTTCTGCAAGAAAATTTCTATAAACAAAAATAGTTGTGAGAAAGGGCTGTCGTCCTAATCCTCCCTTCCTCTGTCCTCGTGTGTTTAGCGCAGTATCTTGTCAAATATGTACTACCGCTGACAGTACAAGGCCCTCTCTCAGCGCAATGAAATACATAACAAATGTATCACACAAGAAAAGTCCAAAGGAGAGGGCCCCAATACCTGGACCCAGTTTTTTACTGAATAAGGATGTAAAACTTGTATAATGATATTTAGTGGACTGAGCATATGAACAAGGAAGGATAGCTCATCAAAAATAGAGGCTTTATAAAAGAACATGCCTACACAAAACGATAACTTTATGCATGCAAGACAATCGTCACCTAGATACATTCAAATTGACACTTAGATACATAGAAACATTTTACTGGTTAGCTAATGGTATACACGGTGTCAGTAGAATATTTGGTGTTTGCTCAACTATTTGGCACCTTTCAGTAGGATGGAAGTTGAATTTTTCTGTACGCACGTGAACGACGGCCAGTTCCAAGTCCTGTTTCCCCGAGTCCGCCTTGGCCGGCTTCTTCGCTGGTTGTTTTCTGTGATCGCGGTTCTTCATTTCTGCCTGCAAATGATAGGTCTCTGCCAAAACTTACTTGTACTAGTCAAATACGCGGAAATTAAAGACATAACTCAGCGTATTCTGTTGAAAGCATCGCAAATACAAAATTCTTATAAGATGAAGTACCTTATAACTTTTCCAATGCTAAACCTCCTATGAACCCTATCAAGTTTTTCTAGCAAAATACAGTAAGCGCACCCGCATTCAGAGATAAGGTAGATATTCTGTTACGTCTATATGAATGTATCTAGTGATAAAATTACAAGCTACATTCATATGGTGAGTGCTTTGGCAATTCAGTGGAAGCCttgaaataaattaataaatgcACTCATCGTTTGCAGTTCATGTGCCTAAACTAGGCGTAATTTCTCGTTACCTGCTCCTGCGCCTATAGTCGATTGTACGCTCGTAGATACAAATGAGCTGAACTTCTGAATGAAAATCAGACATGTAAAGTGAAGGTTAATCCTGCCTGGTTAAGCTTGGAATACTGCACAGCATGGGGTATTTGTGACTGATTTACTTGCGTTCTCGACATACATTCATGATTAAATTATTACGGTTCTAAGTTTCTCATATTCAGCAACCGAAAGTGACTTGAACTTGAGCGGCAACTTCACTAAATTTGAAGTGACAACTTCACTAAATTTGAAGTGAAGAGGCTCATGAAGACAATCGCGTCGGAGGATTAGgttagagagagaggaagaaaggtaacctgaaaacagaaaaaaaatcaacgagcctttgccctatcgggaaaatgaggGCAAGCGAAGGTTGGCGTGTGGTTGCCTGATGTacaacctttctttctttctttctttctttctttctttctttctttctttctttctttctttctttctttctttctttctttctttctttctttctttctttctttctttctttctttctattgcattcCGCACATGCTCCTTCCTAGCTGTTTCCTTCCTCTATACCGGGAATTAGACCTTCACCAACGtgttcagcagcgcaacacttcgaTTACTACATGCAACAATGAAGTTCATGCGTTcctatccaggcaacaatgaaatgtggcgacgtgaaatggcaataagtgacctcgataaaatgtcagatttccatatcagaaaAAACTCAGTGCCGAGAAGCCCAAGATCGAGAGCGCATTAtctattggaaaacggcgcttaCAAATTCGCATGCGATCAGCGCACCTACAagtgccgcatttctgtacgttcATCGGAGCCGGGTTTCCCGCGTAAGACGCCACCGAATTCAGTGAGTTACGACAAGACTTCGCTTGATGAGGTTAACTTGAGACACATTCCAGTTGGCTACCTTGTACATAGGTAAAGGTGGAAATGGGAAGGAACTTCGCTCAATGTATATTATAAAAGGGCACATTGGATCTGCTGTCATTGTTCACGATAGACGCCGCCAACTTCTGCACGCCTATTTCATTGCGCCGCACAAAGCGGTAACTACTTCCATAAAGACACGATTCGCTTTTGTGTTCGCACAAGCATCTACGCAAAAAGCGATCAGCTTTCATTTTCTCTATATATCGCCTGCGACAGATAGCCCAATTCTAACCATCGAACACAGGTGCTCGAAGGAAGGGAGATTACTTGCGCGAACAGTCCATATATATTACTGAAAAATAATCGACACTCATTATTAAGCCTTTCAATAAGCGATCTTGCAGTATTtgttgcactttatgaaataaaatTAGCCGCATCACCTTTGAACAAATTTTCAGCGTGATGCCAGTTTTGAGACACTCCCCCAGGCATTTCCAAAATGTGCGACGAAGCGCATTAGCTATGCAACTGCGCTATTTTGCGCAGTGGCATCGTTAAACGGTGTGTtgctaaagaaaaaagaagaatgcaATGTCAACGCGCCTTTGGCGGCGCATATCTCTATAACCAGGCATACCTGAAGATTCAATTGAAGTGGATATGCTCACGACCTCGGGATTCTCAATTTAAAAAATTGGAATATGAGCACTAAAGTGAATAGCGAAAATGGCAATTAGTCTGCTTTTGTTAATTTGACATCATTTAATTTGACAACTGCTATCGTAATGAAAGTACAACTTTATAGACAGAGGTGTGACTCACCTTTGGAGCTACTTTTCCAACGCTCTTGTGGCCAGTGCTGCTACCGTCATGACCTTCCGCCTGCTCCCAGGCAAGGTCCCAGGGTTTCTTTTTTCGAGCAGATTGCGCTCGTGTGGTCTGAGCCGACGAATCATACTTGTACACAGGTACAGGTAGATACAGATGCAGATCAGGAGTGGGGATACCTGCTGCTTGTTCTAGTTCTCGTTCACCTATTAGCTGTGGCTCACACTCGGCGATGTCGGGATTCGCATCCATCTTCTTCTTTACCTTGCCGTGTACGCGAGGCGCACGTTCAGTCAATAgtaatttgtttgtttgtttgtcgccttcaggagactggctcatacccacgagggggattggccacactgacaattataaagagaaatgtaaaccctatgaaacGTCAGAAAGAAATAAGAACCAGACGCAatgtaaataaaaagtgaaagagtTAAGTAATTAAAAAAGCCGTAGGATAACgatcgaagaaaagaagaataaaaaatagagtaataataaaaaagcaaaaaaaaataattatttttacTTGGTTGTGAAAGAAAACGTCGGAAGCCAGTCTCCGTCAGACCTACCCTAACATACCGACATTGTTCTTTTACtacacaaataataataaaagaaggtAGTATGAATAGAAAACATTCAACAAACAAGATCGGTAGCGAAGAATTACAGtggaatgccgacgtttttcctctctcagaaacgaaccatcgaaattgtaatgcggcaccttggtctgccagttacttcagctatactgttgtcatttggggcttctgtgctggggcactcggacgggaatatatgcagtgctatcgagaaattcatatgcgaatgaaatcgtcttattcgacacatcaaccgctaataatttttaaactGCCATAATGACATAATCATTTTGGCCATTTGAgaggttatgcaacacggtctaaAGTAAAACTGGAATTCATTAAAAAAACTCAATTCTAATTGATACTGTAACGTATATTAGCACCTAAAATTTTAGACTTTATGATCTGCCCGACTCTTGGCTGATCTCCCTGAGTGGGTAGGTTCCAgtcatccaaggagcatcatcatcatcttcagtACGAACGGCAGCACCGAAAGCTTAAATAAGAAAACAAACGGGATGACCGCTCGTTTGAAAAAGAAAATTGCAATTTAAGGAAGGGGAAACCCTGGGCGTCAAAACAAAATGAAACGAAACAGTAACACCGTTTAAAGGCACTCCTTCAGGGCATTAGTTAAACGGATAGAATCGCCACCGTAAGCTATACCTGCAATATCTCTAATTGGATGAGCTGGACTATTTCTTGCCACATTTTTTTCGTAGCTTCAGCATATTATTGGCTTTAAATGCAATGAAAAACTGCCAGATGTCTAGTGACTATCATACACCCATAAGATGCCTTAACGAGGGCTTCGTAAGAATTGATGGACTTTGTATCGCGTATGTATGGAGGGTGATTCAAGATATTTGTAAAAAATCCTAAAGAAATCAGGGAAAAGCGACATTTCATTGATGCCTTAAAAATTCCTTCTTCTGTAGCCACAGGCATCTAAAGATGGCTAAAGACACTATTTAGGACAGTACTTAAGAAAATTAAGTTGATTAACTAGTTAGGCGGTTATGCCAAATGGGAGGTTCGAAGTTCATGCGAAGAAACCACCGGAGCTTTTTAGATATAGAAGAAGCGGCCTCTAGTGATTTTTGcgacgtaatgaaattcaaccagaATGAACGGCGAAACCGAAATATGGAACACCGATGAGCGTACCAAGCAGACGAAGAGAATGTTGTCACTGTTCACAACCATTACAGAGGTGTAATTCTTCCGCGTTCGGTAATGTGTGTGTGTCATGcctgctataattgcaagcgcagcccgcgcacccacacaacgaagtcggttgatcGTTGATATAACGAGGCTCGTTGATTTTGGACGTCCCAGAAAAATATAGCAGTTGCGTTTTTCCGCGTTCCGGTTTCGGTTGCGCCGCTGAATTcgggtgaatttcattacttcggaATTGTTATTAGATGCCGCTTGTCCTAAACCTCGAAGTgatttcttcgcatgaaggacttcaattctcccatttgacataaccgcttATCTCCACTAATTGAAAATTGATTAACTTAAGTTTTTTAATTACtgccccaaatgatgtctttagccatctaaGTAATTGTGAATGCATCGGAATAAATATCGCATTTCACTGATTTTTGACAATGTTggacatatttcttgaaacacccggtatatttgGAACAATGGCGCCTAAAACTTCTCAGCTTTAGAAGAATTGAGTAAATTGTGTCATGAATCGCAACTTACTGACCATATTTCTAAAGCTGACTGGTACTGTAGCTTTAGTATGTATATTTTCGAGTAAGCTTGCCAAAATATGCTTCAAATTGTCAAACTGGATTAAATAATGAAGCAAAATGTTGTTCATGTGTAGCGAtttgtgtagttctaaatcctgcgctaagtTTAACTCCACTACGGTGAAACCTGAAgaagtgcgtagcatgggcaCCGAGAGactcccgttcgtagagttcccccAGCTCCGTGTACCAaaccgccgatgacgtcaatgtttgcgGTAatcatgtagggtttccccggcacaagTATAATCTTGTTATTAaaattcgcaaactcggtgtgtgacatgcgcgctactttctgCTGTGCTTTAGCGACtccctgcttgttacggcagttgcgATACGTgtcatctgcagcgagttccgtcaggttgtttgcCCCTTGCGATGTAGCGACGACgtcgccggagaagcgccggtgccAGCCGTGCCGGAGAAGCGCAGCACGGCTGTCAGCCACACGTTTTCAAAGCCTTTGAAGCGACATTAAATAATTATTGCGCTTATTTCTTGGTTATTTCAACTTAGTTTAGACcatgttcgtttattttaacccagttttgagcattgcaagcctttttttaggcctgtattgaccacttcaATTTGAGCGTCACCCTGCTACATGAGACACtgaacgacaagccgggcccctaaagggctaCGCACATAAAAGAAATTGTGAGCTAATTTTAAGGCATGAGGATCTCATGTCGTCAATATGCACCAGAAATGGGCATCCTCCCAAGCGACTTCAAGCTGCGTTCTGCCGAACAGCTTGCTGGAAGCACTCTTGTATGTTTATTATCGGTGGGTATCCGGCGCCTGCCATTCTCTGCCTCACAAAGCAGTGGTGGATGCTTCAACATTTCATCAAGACATTGGATGAATAAGGTATGCCTATAGGCCTTCGCATATATTTGGGGGCCACCTTTCAGGATGAATAGCCATAAGCCACCGAGCTCCAGGTCAGAGCCCTTCTCAATCCATGAGAAAAACTGTCGGgctcctgggaggcactgggaacaTCGTGACGACACTTTGGGCCAGCAACATCCAGGTGGTTCTTGAGTCTTTTTCAGAGAGATGCGCATTCTCCCGTATATTTCCTTCGCACTACTAGTCACTCCTGCAACACAGTCTAGACGATGGACCATACATTTTGCAAGTTATGGTgatttgttgctgctgctgtgagGAGATGTAGAGGTTGCGATCGGCAGCGATGACTGTTAGCCCTGAAACATAAGCCAAAGCAGGGAGCAAATTTTCGGACGTGGTTTAGTAAATAAATATTACTGGGAAGTAATCTGCCATGAAACTTTGAGGGATTTATGGTCGTGAGGATATGTGGTTCGAACCCACTATGAAGAAGACGCAGGAGAAGAAGATTATTCTGCCTTGGCTCAGTTCTGTGGTACCCGGTGAACCCGGAACTTGCTGTACAAGTTGCCTTGAGGCAGACTCCTGGTCAAGCACTGGAATGACCATTGTAGAGTGCGCCGGCTACTCGCTGATAGCGTTCGGGCCGTCATTCGCCATCTTCTGGGTCGTGGTTGCTGGCCAGCCGAGCCGGATCGTGGTGTTCCTCGTCTCCTCGTTCTTCTGGCtcctgtcgctgctgctctcatCCGTCGCCTGGTACATGATGCGAGAACTTTTCGATGCAATGTTCGCTGCTGGCGTGATCACGTCTGTGTGCTTCCAGGTAATTCTCTTTGCTCAGCCATTTTTTACGTATCGCTACTGATGTGCTTGGATTCCCGCTCCAAATGAAATAAATTAACGTAAACGGAGATGTGCTTCTCACTGACGTTCTATGACTGTGGCCTGTTCTATTGCTTTTTGCCCACTCATGGCCATTGTGCATTATTGATGCGATTACGCGTTCGCCATCGTTTATGTAGAAGCTGGAGGCAATGCGGTAATTCTAAGCATTTTGCGACGCACTAAAGCTGCTCGGACTCTCAATTTTATGAGACTAGTGAATTGTGGGTTTTGTTGTGATCATCCAGAAAAACCTATTTAATCCAGCTTTTTCACGTCCACTGGAAGAGAAAGGTGTTTCTCAATGATATCCCATTTGCCCTGTCGGGCGCTAGCTGATTCACGTTAATTCCTGCCAATTTCTAAATTTATTCGTACCTCCGAACCTTCTGCCGTCCTCTGTTGCGTTTCCAATTCCTTGTTAGCCTTCCGTCGCCTTAACTAACCGTCGTTTACTTGTACAGTAcgctccactgttaaagggaacactcgaataaGCGACTTTTATTTTATTGGCCCCTTAACGGCATGTAGATGAGGAAATATTGGTCGTGCACTTTACTAGTCTATTATAAGGGTTCGGAACTGTCAAGCGCCAGTGGtgttatgtaaatctaagccactatgcgtTTGTAGGAGACCGCAATCCGGACTTACCCGAAACGCAAGTGCCCCCTAATCAGCATATCTATTTTTCTGTGCTCAACGGAATTGTGGATCTGTGATCATCAGAGAAGGTTCATAAAGCAAACAGGTGTAGCCGGTATCTTAGTTCCcattaagagaaagaaaggattCCGCAGGTCTCGAAGGGCTTTAATAGATGCTGCTCAGGCGTGCTGATGTGGTGTGAGGCAAGTGATACTTCTTTCATCTGAGTAGACGCTTCAGATAATTTTAAAGGACTGAGTATAattgaaaaatgctttttttattaAGTTCTCGTAAATAATTAGCCGACTAAGTAGGGATGAAATTGGGGCAAGTTTCTTAGGCTACACAGTTTCTGACAACGCGGCGTTACGAGCAAGGACCACTTTGATTCGCAACGAAAGCACAAATCGCACAGATATCGAACTATTGGCCGTAAGGACAGAGATGCTGTTTAATCATGTACTTCACTGTAAAAATGAAAGCGTGATATCATTTGATCATATCAGCAGATGATAGGTCGTGCTCAAGGTTGTTTGGGCTTCTTTCTAGTCTTAATGAAAAAATCcgcaaacagggggtgggtgctcgagccgacgtttcgacaagtggacttgtcttcttcaaggctagaactgatttccttagctctcgttTGTatgtgcttcgtgccctctccaccacaaagGAAGAAGGGGTGGGGAACTGTCAGAGTGGGCTTGGGGGAGGGGTGGACGAAGACCACCTTGAcggactgggtgagtcataaggaaggcgaaaaaagaaactaaaaggAACAAAAAACGAGGGAAGGGGCGAgaggagggtgtacgtttcgctgagtgattgtcagtggaagcacgtggcatttcaagaatagtaggttcgaaattcctaggaGGGCTTacctctcattggttttcgtcgtgtatgtaccataccgaatggattcaagagcccccttagaaacgttactccactggagtgtattgaacttgcgATTAAGGTACGACTCTGTATATATTCTGTCTTCTTCCTGTCATGATTTGATCATGATACCAATCATGATTTGATAAACTACCAATCATGATTATCAAATCATGattggtagtctaccactatccctcaagaggaaggtatataacagctgcatcttaccggtacttacctacggagcagaaacctggagacttacaaagagggttcaacttaaattgaggacgacacagcgagcgatggaaaggaaaatgataggtgtagccttaatagacaggaagagagcagagtgggtcagg
Above is a window of Rhipicephalus sanguineus isolate Rsan-2018 chromosome 3, BIME_Rsan_1.4, whole genome shotgun sequence DNA encoding:
- the LOC125757864 gene encoding gamma-secretase subunit Aph-1-like; this encodes MKKTQEKKIILPWLSSVVPGEPGTCCTSCLEADSWSSTGMTIVECAGYSLIAFGPSFAIFWVVVAGQPSRIVVFLVSSFFWLLSLLLSSVAWYMMRELFDAMFAAGVITSVCFQELFRYLALRTLRKAEKVLNVVDLVGSDFDEALFHYHATYACVSGFGFGATSAATAMLNVLADVADGPGTSH